The Brevibacillus brevis genome contains a region encoding:
- a CDS encoding sensor histidine kinase, with the protein MKMRRSDRSHVLLKIVGVVGLCAVFGLCGLAAYGVTSLFYGYMGYHPNDLVKTLVHSVMSCMLFIGVGMIISFFTMPRHRGRFQPLIDALRRIAMGDFRVNLDIKLAHEWGELVDGINHVAEQLNEMEKLRQEFISNVSHEIQSPLTSISGFARALHNERLSPEERNRYLEIIESESKRLSKISDNLLKLTALEGIQHDLERKPYRLDTQLRTIILACEPQWMAKEIEMDIDLEKVEIVADEDMLSQVWTNMLGNSIKFTETGGKISVKLETVNGEVLVKITDSGIGISKENQERIFERFFKADPSRNRANSGSGLGLAIVKKIIDLHHATIVVESEVGKGTTFTITFVQTA; encoded by the coding sequence ATGAAAATGAGAAGATCAGACCGTTCACATGTTTTGCTGAAAATCGTGGGCGTAGTGGGCTTATGTGCTGTTTTTGGCTTGTGCGGGCTTGCTGCATACGGGGTTACCTCTCTTTTTTATGGCTATATGGGCTATCATCCCAATGATCTTGTAAAAACGTTGGTCCATTCAGTTATGAGCTGCATGTTGTTTATTGGAGTAGGGATGATCATTTCTTTCTTCACCATGCCAAGGCATCGGGGCAGGTTTCAACCATTGATTGATGCGCTCAGACGGATTGCCATGGGGGATTTTCGGGTCAATCTCGATATCAAGCTGGCGCACGAATGGGGGGAGCTGGTAGATGGCATCAACCACGTGGCGGAGCAATTAAATGAGATGGAGAAGCTGCGGCAAGAGTTCATCTCCAATGTTTCCCACGAAATTCAATCGCCTCTGACGTCCATCAGCGGGTTTGCTCGCGCCCTGCATAATGAAAGACTTAGCCCAGAAGAGCGTAATCGCTACTTGGAGATTATCGAGTCAGAAAGCAAGCGACTGTCCAAGATCAGTGACAACCTGCTTAAACTCACTGCCCTAGAGGGCATCCAGCATGATTTGGAGCGGAAGCCGTATCGGTTGGACACGCAACTACGCACAATCATCCTCGCATGCGAGCCGCAATGGATGGCGAAAGAGATTGAAATGGACATAGACTTGGAAAAAGTCGAAATTGTCGCCGACGAGGATATGCTGAGTCAAGTCTGGACCAACATGCTTGGTAACAGCATCAAATTCACGGAGACAGGTGGGAAAATCAGCGTAAAGCTGGAGACGGTAAACGGAGAAGTGCTCGTGAAAATAACCGACTCGGGAATCGGGATCTCCAAGGAAAACCAGGAACGCATTTTCGAAAGATTTTTCAAGGCGGATCCATCGCGGAACCGAGCCAATTCGGGGAGTGGTCTGGGACTGGCGATCGTGAAAAAAATAATCGATTTGCATCATGCCACGATCGTCGTTGAGAGTGAAGTAGGAAAAGGTACCACGTTTACGATTACATTTGTTCAAACGGCATAA